From Bacillus sp. Marseille-P3661:
TTTATCATGGGTGGAATGAGGTATTTTGTTAACATAAACGGACTTGTAACATGAAGTTGAACCATTTGTTGAATTTGTAAATCTGACATATCCGTCATTAAACCATGGTAACCTTGACCCGCATTATGGATGATTACGTCAACATCATGAGTTATTTCTTTTATTAAGGAATAAACACCTTCAGAAGATGAAAGGTCCGCGTTTATTAATTTGTACTCAACTTTAAACTCATCAAACAGCTTAGTTAGTTGTGGCTTATTGGTATTGTAATGGAGATATAGATTATATCCTTCCTGTGCTAATGTTTTAGCTATCGCTTGTCCAATCCCCCCACTTGCACCAGTGATAAGTGCCCATTTACTCATTTTATCCCACCTCTAAAAATCTTGAATGTGTAAGCTAATCAGATTATATACTATAATTTACATTTCTTAAATCCAACAAAAAACGTCCAAAAGATTGTAACGGGTTTACTTGTGAGGTGCAAAACGGTAAATCGCAGACCGAATCAAATAGCAAATCACATAAACTTCACAGTAAAAAGGATTAGAGATGCAATATCTCTAATCCCTTTTTACTTTTCATTTTCCCCCGAAACCATCCGTAAGTTGTCCAATTTCATTAGATGCTAAAGCGAGTTTGATATATAAGCGGAGAAATTTCGCTTAATTAGGAAATGGCACTGAAAATAGCTTAAATAGACGGAAAGATTCCGCCTATTTACTCGAAAAACGTAAAAATGGGTACCTTTGCTTTGCTTAATCGGAAAATCTCCGCTTATATACCCCAAACCAAGCTCTATCCTGCTGTTTAACCGAAAAATCTCCGCTTATTAATAACTCTGGTTACTCAATTATAATCTACATACTAAATCTCAAAATCAAGCACCCTCCAATATTTATTTCATACCCTGTGATTTACTATGTGAATTAGGAGACGATAAGTTATTAAAATTCGCCAAAATGTTTATAAATCAATAAAAAACGCACTGTGAATTATAAAGTGAATTCAAGTGCGCTTTCCTATGTGTTTTACAATGTTTGCACCTCTAAAGTAAACCTGTTAAAAAGATTGGACGTTTTTTATATTTTTCCCTATTTTGGCTGATCGATCGACTTCCGCTTTTCTATTTGGCTAGCTTCAGTCGATAGCCCCTCCGGGTCAAATAACCTTCCTCCTCCGGAAGTCTATCGACTTCTTCGGCGGAAGAACACGACGCACAGGACGTGCTAGTATCGGCGTTGCGACAGGATGTCGCGGTTTTAGCCGATGATTGCCTACCGGGGCTGATCAATCGACTTCCGCTTTTCTATTTGGCCAGCTACAGTCGATAGCCCCTCCGGGTCAAATAACCTTCCTCCTCGGGAAGTCTATCGACTTCTTCGTCGGAAGAACACGACGCACAGGACGTGCTAGTATCGGCGTTGCGACAGGATGTCGCGGTTTTAGCCGATGCTTGCCTACCGGGGCTGTTCGATCGACTTCCGCTTTTCTATTTAGGGACGACTTGAAATACTGTAAAGCAACGTTCATCAAAAAGGTCATTTGCAACCTTTTCCAAGTCACTATATTCAATTTGTTCAAGAGTAGAAACTATATCAAATAAATTCATTTGATTAAACTGATATCTAGTAAATTGATTTGCAATATATTCTGGAGAATTAAGCGCCCTTAAAAAAGAACCAATTTTCTTCTTTTTTATTCTCGATAAGTAGCCTTCCTGCAGTTCATCAGCTTTAAAGTTTAACATGATTTCTTTTAGCCGAACTGCAAGTTCATCTGGTTGACCAGTGTCTCCACCTACCATGGCAAAACCAAAACCTTGCTCTTCGGTATAATCGAATGAGAAAGTATCATCAATTAAACCTTGATTATACAGCCCCTCATAATGTTTCGACCCTTTACCAAACAATATATCTAACAATACATTTACTGTTAACTCTTGTTTTAAAAGTTCTGTACCTTGACGATTGGTATTCTTAGCTTTAACTCCTACTAAACATTTAGAGGTTTGAACAGGCATAGAAATAACGTGTTTTTCTCTAGCTACCTCGATCGGCTCGTCATCAAAGAAACGCTGAATTTCCTTTTGGGGTTCAAATTGTTTTTTTGCTTGGTTTTGGCGAACTTGTTCCATTACTTCTTCATGGTCAATTGGCCCAACAACAAATAACAACATATTACTTGGATGATAAAATGTTTCATAACATGTATATAGCAAATCCTTTGTTATCATAGCAATTGACTCAATTGTACCCGCTATATCAATCTTTACGGGATGGTGATGGTACATATTTTCTATTAAGCCAAAATAAGCTCTCCAATCAGGATTATCATCATACATAGTAATCTCTTGTCCAATGATTCCTTTTTCCTTCTCAACTGTTTGTTCTGTAAAATATGGACTTTGAACAAAATCGATAAGCGTTTCTAAATTCTGGCTTACATTGGAAGTACTTGAAAACAAATAAGCTGTTCTTGTAAACGAAGTAAATGCATTTGCTGAGGCACCTTGTTTACTAAACTGTTGAAAAACATCGCCATCTTCTTTTTCAAATAATTTATGCTCTAAGAAATGGGCAATTCCATCAGGAACATGTAACTCTTCATTATGATTTAAAGGTACAAATCGATTGTCAATGCTACCATACTTTGTTGTAAAAGTAGCATATGTTTTGTTAAAACCATGCTTAGGTAATAAGTATACATCTAAACCGTTTGGCATTTTTTCATGAAACAATTCTTCATTTAACTGGTCAAATTTAATTTTTTCCATGTTAAGCTCCCTCCAGACCTTTCAGGAAGTAAATTGTATCAAGCTCAACCTTTTGTGCTACCGCTTGAATTTCGTCTTTAGTTACATCATCAATACCTTCGAGCCATGTTTCCGGAGCACGTTGGATTCCAGCAACAACATTATGATACAAAACTTCTATTAACCCGTGTGCAGTATCAATCGTTTCTAAGATCTGATTTTTCAACACTGCTTTGGTTTGACTGATTTCATCCTCTGTATAATTTCCTTGTTTCATTTGATTCATCTGCTCTTTGATAATATCAACGCATTTTTGATAGTTGCTAAATTCTATTCCGCTCATTACCATTAACAAGCCTTTATGACTTTCAAATCTTGAGGCGGCATAATAGGCTAAACTTTCTCGTTCACGTACATTTAAAAATAGCTTTGAGTGGGAAAAGCCGCCAAAAATCCCGTTGAAAACTTGTAGAGCAAAATAATCGTCACTTTGATATGTTGTATTAGTACGATATCCGATGTGTAATTTTCCTTGTTTGATATCTTGTTCCTCAAATACCTCATTTACTTCGGTTACTTGTTTTTGTGCAACATTACTTTTAACAAATGTAGTTGAACGTGTTTCTGGGAAATTAAATGTATTTTCTACTATACTTTTAACTTCTTCAATCTGAATATCTCCAACAATATAGATATCAATTTCATCATTTAATAAAGCTTCTTGATAATATTGATATAAAGATTGCGCTGTTATCTTTTCAATATCTTCCTTTGTACCATGAGCATTTAACCTGTATGGCTCTTCCTTACACATTTCTTCAACAAGTCGCATATTTGCATACCGCATTTTATCGTCATATACCGATTGAATTCGTTGAAGTAAAGATCTTTTCTCCTTTTGAACGATTTCTTCTAAAAATATCCCATTTTCCACTGCTGGGGACAATAAAATCTCAGCTAAAAGTTCAATTCCATTTTTTAAAAGTGGAGTGGGGTCTGACAAATATTTTTCATTAGCAATGTCCATTCTTATTGAAATAATATGATACTCGCCCTTCTTGGACACATCTGCATGTAAGGTCGCTCCATAAAGATCATCCAAGCGCGTAGTCAGCTGCAAGGTAGATGGAGACTTTACCGTACCACTTTGTAAAACATATGGGAGTAAGGCTCTTGTTGTTACAGTTTCTGCCTGAAGTGGTGCTTTTAACTTTATGACGATGGAATTGGTTTTATATTTTAATGTTTCGATCCCATGAAGAGTGATTCCGGAAACCTTCACACTCTCTTCCTTCATAAGATTCATACTTATTTCCTCCTCAACAACTAGTAATTTCACTCATATTCATTATGTTTTGTCTAAAGTTACGAATTTAAACTCTAATGTATTCTCAATATAACGCTTTATTACAAAAAAATTCAAGTAAATGGAATTTTATCCAACTTTTTATAAAAAAGCAGTTCATGGTGTACAAAACTGCGTAATAAAAAAAGAAACTCAATTAGAGTTTCTTAATAAATATGAACTATGAATTATCGATTGCCTTTTATATATGGTGTACCTGACGCCTTAGGCGCCTCTGCTCTACCAATAAAACCTGTTAATGCTAATACCGTGAGGACATAGGGGGCGATTAATAGATAAACGGTTGGCAATTCACGAATGCCTGGAATCATTTGACCAGTAAAGCTTAAACTTTGAGCTAGCCCAAAGAATAACGCCGCACCTAATGCACCTATTGGATGCCATTTTCCAAATATCATCGCTGCTAGTGCCATAAAACCTTGTCCACTGATTGTAGCATGACTAAAATCGCGCGAGATAATAATCGCATAAACAGATCCACCAATACCTGCTAATGCCCCACTAATAATAACAGCTATATATCGCATTCTAGATACATTTATTCCCATCGTATCCGCAGCCATAGGATGTTCGCCAACGGATCTTAACTGTAAGCCAAATGGTGTTTTATAAATGATATACCAAGCTACAATAGCGAATAAAATAGCTAAATAGGATGGCACATAGCTATTGCTAAAAAATAAGGGCCCAATAATAGGGATATCACTTAAAATTGGAACATCTATTTTAGGAAAAGTCGCTTCGGATGATATTTGATCTGTTTGTCCTTTGCCATATATTTTTTTCACTAAAAATAACGCTCCACCTAAAGCTAAGAAGTTAATGGCCACACCACTAACAACCTGGTCAGCCCTAAAGGTAATAGATGCTATTGCATGCAGAAAAGAAAAAATGCCTCCAAGCACCATTGCAACAACGATCGCAATCCAAGGTGTTAATGCTCCAAACGTTTCAGAAAAAGTCAAATTAAATACGATCCCTGTAAAAGCACCAACAACCATTAATCCCTCTAAACCAATATTTACAACACCGGAACGTTCACAAAAGACTCCGCCTAATGCTGTAAATATCAATGGAGCTGAAAAAAATAAAGCAGATGGAATAACAATGGATAATATATCTAAAACACCCATGTCAGTTAGCCTCCTTCTTAAAACGAACTAGAAACCAACGTATAATATAGCTAGATGCTACAAAAAAGATAATCAACGCAATGACTATATCAACGAGTTCTGTTGGAACTCCTGCCGCCGATGGCATTTCAAGGGCACCAACCTTTAAGGCCCCAAACAAAATGGCTGCAAATACAACACCAAGAGCTCCATTTCCACCAAGCAACGCAACAGCTATTCCATCAAAACCAATCCCCGTAAATCCTGCTTTAACAGATACATTTTCAAATGTACCAAGCCCTTCCATTGCACCGCCTAAACCTGCGAAAGCACCTGAAATTACCATTGATAAGATGATATTTTTACTTACATTCATACCTGCATATTTTGAAGCATGCTGGTTAAATCCCACTGCTCGTAATTCATAACCCCTGGTAGTTTTTTCTAATATAAACCACATTATGATAGCTCCAATGATAGCTAAAAAAATACCGTAGTGCATGGTTGAATAATCTGTAATGTTTTGAAAAAATGGGGAGCGCAGAGATGCAGTTTCAAAAACTTTTTCTGATTTATAGCCTTGATCTGATAAAATAGAGCGAACTACAGCATTGGCAACATGTAGTGCAATATAGTTCATCATGATCGTAACAATAACTTCATGAACTTGAAAACGCGCCTTTAAGTAACCTGGTATTGCCCCCCAGATTGCTCCAGCTATAGCAGCTGAACCAACAGCTAACGGTAAATGAATAAATTTGGGAGCTTCAAAGGCAACACCCACCCAAACAGCTACTAACCAGCCTATAATCAATTGACCTTCAACGCCAATATTAAAAAGACCTGTCCGGTAAGCAAATGCAACTGCAAGGCCTGAAAAAATATACGGCGTCATTTGCCGGATTGTTTCCCCGATATAATAAGCATCACCGAAAGCACCTGAAAGTAAAGCACTATATCCTACTAGTGGATTATAGCCACTAATAACCATGATGATCGCACCTGCGATGATACCAAGTAATACAGAAAGTAAGGGAACTAATGCATCTGTGATCCGATTGATATTCACGAAGAAACACCTTCTTCCTTTTGCTTACTGCCTGCCATTAATAAACCAAGCTCCTGATCGGTTGTCTCTTTCGGGTTAACAATGGCAACAATTTTCCCTTCATAAATAACTGCGATTCGATCACTAACATTCATAATTTCATCCAGTTCAAAGGAAATTAGCAATACGGCTTTACCATGGTCACGTTGTTCTATTAATCGTTTATGAATAAACTCGATCGCTCCTACATCTAAACCACGTGTTGGCTGAGCAGCAATAAGTAAGTCAGGATCACGATCAACTTCTCGCGCAATAATTGCTTTTTGTTGATTACCACCAGATAAGGCACGAGCCAAAGTATACTCAGTTGGGGTCCTTACATCAAACTCTTCGATCAGTGTCCTAGCTTTTTTGTAAATTTCTTTGAAATTCAAAATTTTGTTCTTAGAAAACGGCATCTTATAATATGTTTGCAACACCATGTTTTCCCCTATAGGAAAATCCAACACAAGTCCATGTTTATGGCGATCCTGTGGAATATGTCCCAAACCAGTTTCCGTTACTTTACGTGGCGTTAAATTCGTTATATCTTTTCCTTTTAAGAAGATCTTCCCTGAGGTTGCTTTCATCAAGCCAGTTATTGTTTCAATTAATTGGGTTTGTCCGTTCCCGTCTACACCTGCTATTCCTAATATTTCTCCAGCATGTAAAGTTAAATCAAGATGATCAACTAAAGTTACATTTCTAGCGTCTTTAACTACTAAATCCTCAATTTTTAATACCTCTTTACCAGGAATTGCAGGGGTTTTTTCTGTCTTAAAATGAACTTCGCGTCCGACCATTAGCGAAGCAAGTTCATCAGGGTTCGTTTGATTTACGTTAAGTGTGTCAATTCCTTTTCCCTTTCGGATAACAGTTACTCGATCACACACTTCCATAATTTCTTTTAACTTATGGGTTATTAAAATGATCGACTTTCCTTCTTTAATTAAATTATTCATAAT
This genomic window contains:
- a CDS encoding ABC transporter permease, which encodes MNINRITDALVPLLSVLLGIIAGAIIMVISGYNPLVGYSALLSGAFGDAYYIGETIRQMTPYIFSGLAVAFAYRTGLFNIGVEGQLIIGWLVAVWVGVAFEAPKFIHLPLAVGSAAIAGAIWGAIPGYLKARFQVHEVIVTIMMNYIALHVANAVVRSILSDQGYKSEKVFETASLRSPFFQNITDYSTMHYGIFLAIIGAIIMWFILEKTTRGYELRAVGFNQHASKYAGMNVSKNIILSMVISGAFAGLGGAMEGLGTFENVSVKAGFTGIGFDGIAVALLGGNGALGVVFAAILFGALKVGALEMPSAAGVPTELVDIVIALIIFFVASSYIIRWFLVRFKKEAN
- the yfmF gene encoding EF-P 5-aminopentanol modification-associated protein YfmF, whose translation is MNLMKEESVKVSGITLHGIETLKYKTNSIVIKLKAPLQAETVTTRALLPYVLQSGTVKSPSTLQLTTRLDDLYGATLHADVSKKGEYHIISIRMDIANEKYLSDPTPLLKNGIELLAEILLSPAVENGIFLEEIVQKEKRSLLQRIQSVYDDKMRYANMRLVEEMCKEEPYRLNAHGTKEDIEKITAQSLYQYYQEALLNDEIDIYIVGDIQIEEVKSIVENTFNFPETRSTTFVKSNVAQKQVTEVNEVFEEQDIKQGKLHIGYRTNTTYQSDDYFALQVFNGIFGGFSHSKLFLNVRERESLAYYAASRFESHKGLLMVMSGIEFSNYQKCVDIIKEQMNQMKQGNYTEDEISQTKAVLKNQILETIDTAHGLIEVLYHNVVAGIQRAPETWLEGIDDVTKDEIQAVAQKVELDTIYFLKGLEGA
- a CDS encoding ABC transporter permease, which gives rise to MGVLDILSIVIPSALFFSAPLIFTALGGVFCERSGVVNIGLEGLMVVGAFTGIVFNLTFSETFGALTPWIAIVVAMVLGGIFSFLHAIASITFRADQVVSGVAINFLALGGALFLVKKIYGKGQTDQISSEATFPKIDVPILSDIPIIGPLFFSNSYVPSYLAILFAIVAWYIIYKTPFGLQLRSVGEHPMAADTMGINVSRMRYIAVIISGALAGIGGSVYAIIISRDFSHATISGQGFMALAAMIFGKWHPIGALGAALFFGLAQSLSFTGQMIPGIRELPTVYLLIAPYVLTVLALTGFIGRAEAPKASGTPYIKGNR
- a CDS encoding ABC transporter ATP-binding protein; the protein is MSDYVIEMLNIRKEFGGFVANDNITLQLKKGEIHALLGENGAGKSTLMNVLFGLYQPEAGEIRVKGKKVNITSPNIANGLGIGMVHQHFMLVDPFTVTENIILGNEPTSNGKIDIKKAQQDVKDLSERYGLAVDPTAKIADISVGMQQRVEILKTLYRGAEILIFDEPTAVLTPQEIKELIQIMNNLIKEGKSIILITHKLKEIMEVCDRVTVIRKGKGIDTLNVNQTNPDELASLMVGREVHFKTEKTPAIPGKEVLKIEDLVVKDARNVTLVDHLDLTLHAGEILGIAGVDGNGQTQLIETITGLMKATSGKIFLKGKDITNLTPRKVTETGLGHIPQDRHKHGLVLDFPIGENMVLQTYYKMPFSKNKILNFKEIYKKARTLIEEFDVRTPTEYTLARALSGGNQQKAIIAREVDRDPDLLIAAQPTRGLDVGAIEFIHKRLIEQRDHGKAVLLISFELDEIMNVSDRIAVIYEGKIVAIVNPKETTDQELGLLMAGSKQKEEGVSS
- the ymfI gene encoding elongation factor P 5-aminopentanone reductase encodes the protein MSKWALITGASGGIGQAIAKTLAQEGYNLYLHYNTNKPQLTKLFDEFKVEYKLINADLSSSEGVYSLIKEITHDVDVIIHNAGQGYHGLMTDMSDLQIQQMVQLHVTSPFMLTKYLIPPMINKKSGKIVVITSVWGKVGASCEVLYSMVKGGQNTFVKALAKELAPSGININGIAPGSVETAMLDVFSENDKQLIRDEIPMGRLGKPEEIADAVSFLISEKATYINGEILSINGAWFT
- the yfmH gene encoding EF-P 5-aminopentanol modification-associated protein YfmH, whose product is MEKIKFDQLNEELFHEKMPNGLDVYLLPKHGFNKTYATFTTKYGSIDNRFVPLNHNEELHVPDGIAHFLEHKLFEKEDGDVFQQFSKQGASANAFTSFTRTAYLFSSTSNVSQNLETLIDFVQSPYFTEQTVEKEKGIIGQEITMYDDNPDWRAYFGLIENMYHHHPVKIDIAGTIESIAMITKDLLYTCYETFYHPSNMLLFVVGPIDHEEVMEQVRQNQAKKQFEPQKEIQRFFDDEPIEVAREKHVISMPVQTSKCLVGVKAKNTNRQGTELLKQELTVNVLLDILFGKGSKHYEGLYNQGLIDDTFSFDYTEEQGFGFAMVGGDTGQPDELAVRLKEIMLNFKADELQEGYLSRIKKKKIGSFLRALNSPEYIANQFTRYQFNQMNLFDIVSTLEQIEYSDLEKVANDLFDERCFTVFQVVPK